In a genomic window of Feifania hominis:
- a CDS encoding FGGY-family carbohydrate kinase, which translates to MGIDIGTYESKGVLSDDCGNIVAKHVAKHELLTPKPGWCEHDAERDWWGDLCTISKNLIEKSGVSPNQIEALGCSTAATCCVPVDRELKPLRNAILYGVDTRTAKEIEYVKSLFDEKEFIARYHNPITTQSFVPKVLWIKNNEPEVYEKTYKFLLGTSFLVARLTGNFVADRYSLAAFVPVYDIEKGDYDDAYMGLCCRRDQLPDPMWTTEIGGRVTAEAAKATGLAEGTPVIVGTADASAEAFSTGVIDPGDMMLMYGSSIFLIDVVDRLCDDARLYAGNYFFPDTYVIKGGMSTSGTITRWFRDKFYTDALEKERQTGRNAYDIMLDDIDAIPAGSDGLITLPYFSGERTPINDPNATGMMFGLTLNHTRAHMYRSALEGVGYGIAQHFDIIRSMGQEPKNVYAVGGGTKSLSWMQLITDIANVPQIIREVTIGASFGDTLLAALAVGRYKNTAELKKLLTPGKALVPDPVAHEAYQPYRQIYNDLYPATKQLMHELKK; encoded by the coding sequence ATGGGAATTGACATCGGAACTTATGAGAGCAAGGGCGTGCTCTCTGACGATTGCGGCAACATTGTAGCAAAGCATGTGGCAAAGCACGAGCTTCTCACCCCGAAGCCCGGCTGGTGTGAACACGACGCCGAGCGAGACTGGTGGGGTGACTTGTGCACCATCTCAAAAAATCTCATTGAGAAGAGCGGCGTCAGCCCGAACCAGATTGAAGCGCTGGGCTGCAGCACCGCGGCGACCTGCTGCGTACCGGTGGACCGCGAGCTCAAGCCCCTGCGAAACGCCATTCTCTATGGGGTTGACACACGCACGGCCAAAGAGATCGAGTATGTCAAATCTCTCTTTGACGAGAAAGAGTTCATCGCCCGCTACCACAATCCCATCACAACCCAGTCCTTTGTGCCGAAAGTGCTCTGGATCAAGAACAACGAGCCCGAAGTCTATGAAAAAACCTACAAATTTTTGCTTGGCACATCTTTTCTTGTGGCGCGTCTGACGGGCAATTTTGTCGCCGACCGGTACTCTCTGGCGGCCTTTGTTCCCGTCTATGACATTGAAAAAGGCGACTACGACGACGCCTACATGGGCCTCTGCTGCCGGCGCGATCAGCTGCCCGACCCGATGTGGACCACCGAGATCGGCGGCCGCGTCACAGCAGAGGCTGCAAAGGCCACCGGCCTTGCCGAGGGAACGCCCGTGATCGTCGGCACCGCCGACGCGTCGGCCGAGGCTTTTTCCACCGGCGTCATCGACCCGGGCGACATGATGCTCATGTACGGCTCCTCCATCTTTCTGATCGACGTGGTCGACCGCCTCTGCGACGACGCGCGCCTCTATGCGGGCAACTACTTCTTCCCGGACACCTATGTCATCAAGGGCGGCATGTCCACCTCCGGCACCATCACAAGGTGGTTCCGCGACAAGTTCTACACGGACGCGCTCGAAAAGGAGCGGCAGACCGGGCGCAACGCCTATGACATCATGCTCGACGACATCGACGCTATCCCCGCCGGATCCGACGGACTGATTACCCTGCCCTATTTCTCGGGGGAACGCACCCCGATCAACGATCCGAACGCCACGGGCATGATGTTCGGCCTGACTCTGAATCACACCCGCGCGCACATGTACCGCTCGGCTCTCGAGGGTGTCGGCTACGGCATCGCGCAGCACTTTGACATCATCCGCTCCATGGGACAGGAGCCGAAAAACGTCTACGCTGTCGGCGGCGGCACCAAGAGCCTTTCGTGGATGCAGCTGATCACCGACATCGCCAATGTCCCGCAGATCATCCGTGAGGTGACCATTGGCGCCTCTTTCGGCGATACGCTGCTCGCGGCGCTCGCCGTTGGCCGCTACAAAAACACAGCGGAACTCAAGAAGCTTCTCACGCCCGGCAAGGCGCTCGTTCCCGACCCGGTGGCCCATGAGGCCTATCAGCCCTACCGTCAGATCTACAACGACCTCTACCCCGCAACCAAACAGCTCATGCATGAGTTGAAGAAATAA
- a CDS encoding FGGY-family carbohydrate kinase, with translation MEKVYFLGIDIGTQESKGVIMDSDGVIMGTHVCKHQLLTPKPGRFEHDAETEWWGDFCTISKALFEKTGIKNTDVKAVGLSALGSDCVPVDRDCNALCNAILYGIDSRTADEIVYMTEKMGGVEKVIEYGGAPLTSSSMIPKILWFRNHEPEIYNKAYKFLTGSSFLAAKLTGNYYIDHYTSTDATPIYNPYTLTYNRELLELFDLREDQLADLCYTADIAGTVTEKAAAATGIAVGTPVIAGSCDASAEAISTGVINPGDMMLMLGSSVFFIPLTDKLRNHEKLKGSAFIFPNSYMVAGAMSASGSLTRWFRDNIYFDKLADEKDGGPNAYDAMLDEIKDIPVGSDGLITLPYFLGERTPLNDPFARGAMFGLTLNHTRAHMYRSALEGVAFAIAQHFDIYDEMGLTINKVMAVGGGTKNVPWLQMIADITGRTINTAKITIGASYGDAMLAGLAIGYYKDTKALADFVKPGMTFEPDMEKHEQYKPFRSIFDRLYPATKELMHELK, from the coding sequence ATGGAGAAAGTCTACTTTTTGGGCATTGACATCGGCACACAGGAGAGCAAGGGCGTCATCATGGACAGCGACGGCGTCATTATGGGCACGCACGTCTGCAAGCATCAGTTGCTGACCCCCAAGCCCGGTCGCTTTGAGCACGACGCCGAGACCGAGTGGTGGGGCGACTTCTGCACCATTTCAAAAGCTCTCTTTGAGAAGACCGGCATCAAAAATACCGACGTCAAGGCCGTTGGCCTCTCGGCTCTCGGCAGCGACTGCGTACCGGTGGACCGGGACTGCAACGCCCTGTGCAACGCCATCCTCTACGGCATCGACAGCCGCACGGCTGACGAGATTGTCTACATGACCGAGAAGATGGGCGGCGTTGAAAAGGTCATTGAATACGGCGGCGCTCCGCTGACCTCCTCGTCCATGATTCCGAAAATTCTGTGGTTTCGCAACCATGAGCCGGAGATCTACAACAAGGCCTATAAGTTTTTGACCGGCTCCTCGTTTCTCGCGGCGAAGCTCACCGGCAACTACTACATCGACCACTACACCAGCACCGACGCGACACCGATCTACAACCCCTATACGCTTACCTACAACAGAGAGCTCCTCGAGCTGTTCGATCTGCGCGAAGATCAGCTCGCCGATCTCTGCTACACGGCCGATATCGCCGGCACCGTCACCGAAAAGGCCGCTGCCGCCACCGGCATCGCGGTGGGCACTCCCGTCATTGCCGGTTCCTGCGACGCGTCGGCCGAGGCGATCTCCACCGGCGTCATCAATCCGGGCGACATGATGCTCATGCTCGGCTCCTCGGTCTTCTTCATCCCGCTGACCGACAAACTGAGAAACCACGAAAAGCTCAAGGGTTCGGCGTTCATCTTCCCGAATTCCTACATGGTCGCAGGCGCCATGTCGGCCTCCGGCTCTCTGACGCGGTGGTTCCGGGACAACATCTACTTTGACAAGCTCGCCGACGAGAAAGACGGTGGCCCGAACGCCTACGACGCCATGCTCGACGAGATCAAGGACATCCCCGTCGGCTCGGACGGGCTGATCACCCTGCCCTATTTTCTCGGGGAGCGCACGCCGCTCAACGACCCGTTTGCCCGCGGGGCCATGTTCGGTCTGACCTTAAATCACACCCGCGCGCACATGTATCGCTCGGCGCTCGAGGGCGTTGCCTTTGCCATTGCGCAGCACTTTGACATCTATGACGAGATGGGTCTTACCATCAACAAGGTGATGGCCGTCGGCGGCGGCACAAAAAATGTGCCGTGGCTGCAGATGATCGCCGACATCACCGGGCGCACCATCAACACCGCCAAAATCACCATCGGCGCCTCCTATGGCGACGCGATGCTCGCGGGGCTTGCCATCGGCTACTACAAGGACACCAAGGCTCTCGCCGATTTCGTCAAGCCCGGCATGACCTTTGAGCCCGACATGGAAAAGCACGAGCAGTACAAACCTTTCCGCAGCATCTTCGACCGTCTGTATCCGGCGACAAAGGAGCTCATGCACGAACTGAAGTAA
- a CDS encoding WG repeat-containing protein: MKRRVSVLAVILLLCLGLAASAQAAGKVPEIAITWLSGAERPSAYNRDLNWLTVTSDKYEVSTLNLETGEKVDDFVVVFETSDGLILATVDGPDGYWRYGFINKSGEIMIPLEYDGGGSFTEGLAGVMKVDAYENNRWGYIDKTGKVVVPMEYDYIQPFAEGLAAVMKEDARGYDRWGYIDKTGRVTVPLEYDDVRPFSDGLATVMKIDDDFYRKHGYIDKTGEVVIPLQYYDARPFSEGLAAVEADGFYGYRRWGYIDKAGEIVVPLEYDDAGPFSEGLAAVMEINLYGDILWGYIDKAGEIVIPMEYNDASVFFDGVAIVMKEDARGNEKWGCINRNGEVIVPLEYDDIGYLSTGMFWAKKGARYGIFESPYYRSDSSKNMAIPAVIAVSVLGAGAVLLVLVFKRKKGVTCAETEKAGKESLTAEKNAQNPAEAVPKETIGKASNLCSCGAEIEAGANFCFKCGRPLGDGANTPDA; the protein is encoded by the coding sequence ATGAAAAGACGTGTTTCTGTTCTTGCTGTGATACTATTGCTGTGTCTTGGTCTGGCAGCGTCTGCCCAGGCGGCAGGTAAGGTTCCGGAGATCGCTATCACATGGTTGTCCGGGGCAGAGCGGCCATCTGCATACAATCGTGATCTAAATTGGCTGACCGTGACCAGCGACAAGTATGAAGTATCCACTTTGAATCTGGAGACGGGCGAAAAAGTAGATGACTTTGTTGTAGTATTTGAAACTTCCGATGGGTTGATATTGGCAACAGTGGATGGTCCAGACGGATATTGGAGATATGGCTTTATCAACAAGTCGGGTGAGATCATGATACCTCTGGAGTATGATGGCGGAGGCTCGTTCACTGAGGGCCTGGCGGGTGTAATGAAAGTGGATGCCTACGAGAATAACAGGTGGGGCTACATTGACAAGACCGGAAAAGTTGTGGTGCCCATGGAGTATGATTATATTCAGCCCTTTGCTGAAGGACTGGCGGCCGTCATGAAAGAGGATGCCCGCGGATATGACAGATGGGGTTACATTGATAAGACCGGCAGGGTCACGGTGCCGCTGGAGTATGATGACGTCCGGCCTTTTTCCGACGGACTGGCAACGGTTATGAAAATAGATGACGATTTTTACCGAAAACACGGCTATATCGATAAGACCGGCGAGGTTGTGATACCACTGCAGTACTACGATGCAAGACCTTTTTCCGAAGGATTGGCGGCCGTGGAGGCAGACGGCTTCTACGGATATCGCCGGTGGGGCTATATAGACAAGGCTGGCGAGATCGTGGTACCACTGGAATATGATGATGCCGGTCCCTTTTCCGAGGGCCTGGCAGCGGTGATGGAAATAAATCTCTATGGGGATATCCTGTGGGGCTACATCGATAAGGCCGGTGAGATCGTGATACCGATGGAGTATAACGACGCCAGTGTGTTTTTCGATGGAGTGGCAATCGTAATGAAAGAGGATGCCCGTGGAAATGAAAAATGGGGCTGCATTAACAGGAATGGAGAGGTAATAGTACCACTGGAATACGACGATATCGGGTATTTGTCAACAGGGATGTTTTGGGCAAAAAAAGGAGCCCGCTACGGTATATTTGAAAGTCCCTACTATCGTTCAGATTCATCTAAGAACATGGCGATACCTGCTGTGATTGCCGTTTCGGTTCTGGGCGCTGGCGCGGTGCTGCTGGTATTGGTATTCAAAAGGAAAAAGGGTGTAACTTGCGCAGAGACGGAGAAAGCCGGAAAGGAAAGTCTCACAGCGGAAAAGAACGCTCAGAATCCCGCCGAGGCTGTGCCAAAAGAAACCATTGGAAAAGCGAGCAATCTCTGCTCCTGCGGGGCAGAGATCGAGGCGGGGGCGAACTTCTGTTTTAAGTGTGGCAGACCCCTTGGTGACGGAGCAAATACCCCGGATGCATAA
- a CDS encoding radical SAM protein, giving the protein MNYENCTLCPRLCGADRAHGQTGVCGETSELRAARAALHHWEEPCLSGERGSGTVFFTGCPLGCVFCQNAAISHNHAGKPVTTQRLADIFLELQHKGAHNINLVTPTHFVPTIIESVALARSRGLCLPIVYNSSGYERVETLRLLEGTVDIYLPDFKYCDDALARRYSAAPGYFAIAGAAIAEMVRQTGSPVFEPDGMMRRGVIVRHLMLPGQLADTRRIIAAIQDRFGGRVYLSLMNQYTPMAGLEQYPELQRRVDPGDYESAIEYALSLGVTQGFIQEDDTASESFIPLFDGEGL; this is encoded by the coding sequence ATGAACTACGAAAACTGCACCCTCTGCCCGCGTCTCTGCGGGGCGGACCGGGCCCACGGCCAGACCGGCGTCTGCGGGGAGACCTCCGAGCTGCGCGCGGCGCGCGCCGCTCTTCACCACTGGGAGGAACCCTGTCTGTCAGGCGAGCGTGGCTCGGGCACTGTCTTTTTTACCGGCTGTCCGCTCGGCTGTGTCTTCTGCCAGAATGCCGCCATCAGCCACAACCATGCGGGAAAGCCGGTTACCACGCAGAGACTCGCAGACATCTTTCTGGAACTTCAGCACAAGGGCGCGCACAACATCAATCTCGTCACGCCCACCCACTTTGTCCCGACAATCATCGAGTCGGTCGCGCTCGCGCGCTCGCGCGGTCTCTGTCTGCCCATCGTCTACAACAGCAGCGGTTATGAGCGCGTCGAGACCCTGCGGCTGCTCGAGGGCACCGTCGACATCTATCTGCCCGATTTCAAATACTGCGACGACGCTCTCGCCAGACGCTACAGCGCGGCTCCCGGCTACTTTGCCATTGCCGGCGCCGCCATTGCCGAGATGGTGCGCCAGACGGGCTCGCCCGTCTTTGAGCCGGACGGCATGATGCGCCGCGGCGTCATCGTGCGCCATCTCATGCTGCCCGGCCAGCTCGCCGATACCCGACGCATCATCGCCGCCATCCAAGACCGCTTCGGCGGGCGTGTCTACCTGAGCCTGATGAACCAGTACACGCCGATGGCAGGGCTCGAGCAGTATCCCGAGCTCCAGCGCAGAGTCGACCCCGGCGACTACGAGAGCGCCATAGAGTATGCGCTGTCTCTCGGTGTGACACAGGGCTTCATTCAGGAGGACGATACCGCAAGCGAGAGCTTCATCCCCCTGTTTGACGGCGAGGGACTGTAG